In Candidatus Poribacteria bacterium, the genomic stretch TGGACGCGTTATCAGTACGGAAGGTGAACCGCTTGCCGAAGCATCTGTCGCACTATTGTACGTCAAAATTGCTGAAAATGGGGCGGTAGACACCCTGTTTGACAGATCGCAGTACCCTTTTCTCCGTCAGGAACCAGTCCATAGACCGCGTCAATTTAACGAAAAGGTCCCTAATCAAGATGAGATACCGGAACATCCACCTTTTTTAAAATCGAAAACGGATTCGGAAGGTCAATTCACTTTCACCGGCATCGCTACAGGGATGGTGCAGTTAATGGTCCTGCCGAAGGAAAAAGATCCGGAGTCGCCACGCGCAACGCCTCAAAACCTTAAGCCAGCGCCTGAGATTCAGACCATTAAATTCGGAGAAGTAACGTTTCATCCGCATGAATTCTCTTTCTTTCCACCGATCGGGGCGGTCACTTTTGCTATCAAACCCAGTTCAGACATCAAAAACGTAGAAGTTGTCATGGACACCCGACCGAAACTGAGAATCCAAGGTAGGCTTGTCTTTAAGAACGGTGAACCACTTGCCGACACGACTGTTCAAATTAACATTGGTCACTTGGACTTAGATAGGACACATGGTTCAGCCTTCAAGCGTTCCTTACATACGGATGCAGATGGGAACTTCGTGTCGGCTATATACGTTCCTGGAACCTACGCGTTGTCCGTTGACCATCGCGGACTTTCGGCGATGTCAGCACCTTTTACTGTTGAAGCACGCAAACCGCATGAACCGGTGGTTTTAAGGCTTAATGGCACTCCTGCTGATCTTTCCGAGTCTCCATCTGGGAGTTCCGAAGAGCGGCGATATGGTATGCCAGATATTCTGGGTATGTGGATAGTGAATCCGACGAATGGACACGCTTACAAGTGGATTGCCTGCGATAACTGGGAGGATGCACGTGCTCAGGCTGCTGACGAAGACGCTCATCTCGCTACGATTACGAGTGAGGCGGAGCAGATATGGCTTGAAGCCATTTTTGTGGACGGTCCGTATTGGATCGGTTTGACCGATCTTTTAAAAGAGGGTGAGTGGTCGTGGGAGACCGGAGAACTTGTCACATACACCAACTGGGGAGAGGTGGAAGAAGACATTTTAGGTGAACCGCCTGCGCTTCTCAAGCTATTCGGTGCCAAAGATCGTCGCCAACGCCGAAGGGCAGATGAGGAAGATTACGTCATCATGTCCTCTCGTTGGGATGAAGAGGTCGGGAAATGGTATCCAGCGGATTCAAAAGGTGACCACCGCCACGGCAGAGTACAGATGGCAATCATTGAGAAAGACGGTATGTAATCCAAAGTACAAGGAAAATTAAAAAGAATGGAGACCCACTTTTCCCAACTCAGCCAACACCTATATGTCCATCACGGACAGGTCAACACGGGTATTCTCCGCGATGGAGACCGCGCACTCCTCATCGATCCGAGTGGAACTACCCTACAGGCTACGCTCTCGGAACTCGGCATTGCGAATGTTGAGCAGATCCTCTTTACGCATCACCATCGCGATAGTACAACAGGCTTTCCAATATCTAATAATGCTCGCATCGGCGTTCCAGCGAAAGAGGCAACATGGTTTAGCGAAGTCGAAACCTTTTGGAACGACCCGAAATACCGTTGGCATCTCTACAACTATCACCCGCATAACCTCATGCTTGCTGACGCGATCTCCGTAACGGATGCATACACCGAAGGCGCGCAGATCGAGTGGGGTCCGGCATCCCTACAAGTCCTTGAAACGCCAGGGCATACCGATGGGAGTGTTACCTATCTCATTGATGTTGATGATGAACGCTTCGCTTTCTCTGGTGACCTCATCTACGACGAGGGTAAGGTGTGGGAACTCTATAGTTTACAGAAGGGGCAACAAACAAGCGATTATCACGGATTTCTCGGTGCGCGCGATGAACTGACGGAGAGCCTTGAGAAAATTCGCTGTGCATCACCAGCCGCACTTATCCCCACGCACGGTGTTGTCATGAATGACCCAGACAAAGCAATCGATGCCCTCCTTCATCAGTTAGCATACTGCTACGATAAATATGTGTCAATCTCTGCCCTGCGACACTATTTCCCACAACTCTTTGCCGAATTTGAGGGACATCCGGGGCACATGCCTATCCGGGAAGGCACGCCACCACCCGAATTCCTACGCCATTTCGGCACAACATGGATTGTCATTTCCGAAAACGGTGAAGCGTTTGTGATGGATTGCGGTTCGCCGCATGTCATCAAGCAAATTCAGCAGTTGCAAGCGGAACGCGATATTTCAACGGTAACCCAATTTTGGGTGACACACTACCACGATGACCACGTTAACGCTATCCCCGAATTTCAAGAGACTTTTCCGTGTGAAACGATAACGGATTCGGTTGTTGCACGAGTCATCACAGATCCAATCGGTTTCCGACTCCCTTGTATTTCGCCTGCGGTTACCCGAGTAGACCGCATCACGCAGGACGGCGATACCTGGCAGTGGAACGAGTTCACAATGACAGCATACCATTTCCCGGGGCAGACCTATTATCACGGTGGATTGCTTGTTGAGGGACGTGGCGTACGGATGTTCTTTGCGGGGGATTCCTTCACAATGGCGGGCATTGACGACTACTGCTCAGGCAATCGGAATCTACTCGGCAAGGATGTCGGTTACGAAAAATGCTTGCGATTGATTCAGCAACTCAAACCGACGCATATCTTTAATTGCCATGTCAATCCAGCGTTCGATTTTACCGATGCTGAGATTCAGTGTATGCTGGACACACTCGCCGAACGTGAAAAATGCTATACCGAACTTTTCCCTTGGGACCACGCCAACTACGGAATGGACGAACATTGG encodes the following:
- a CDS encoding lectin-like protein — translated: MIRFLFTKSIFTMLVAVIVLGLAVEYQSAAKEQPSTLSGRVISTEGEPLAEASVALLYVKIAENGAVDTLFDRSQYPFLRQEPVHRPRQFNEKVPNQDEIPEHPPFLKSKTDSEGQFTFTGIATGMVQLMVLPKEKDPESPRATPQNLKPAPEIQTIKFGEVTFHPHEFSFFPPIGAVTFAIKPSSDIKNVEVVMDTRPKLRIQGRLVFKNGEPLADTTVQINIGHLDLDRTHGSAFKRSLHTDADGNFVSAIYVPGTYALSVDHRGLSAMSAPFTVEARKPHEPVVLRLNGTPADLSESPSGSSEERRYGMPDILGMWIVNPTNGHAYKWIACDNWEDARAQAADEDAHLATITSEAEQIWLEAIFVDGPYWIGLTDLLKEGEWSWETGELVTYTNWGEVEEDILGEPPALLKLFGAKDRRQRRRADEEDYVIMSSRWDEEVGKWYPADSKGDHRHGRVQMAIIEKDGM
- a CDS encoding MBL fold metallo-hydrolase, which produces METHFSQLSQHLYVHHGQVNTGILRDGDRALLIDPSGTTLQATLSELGIANVEQILFTHHHRDSTTGFPISNNARIGVPAKEATWFSEVETFWNDPKYRWHLYNYHPHNLMLADAISVTDAYTEGAQIEWGPASLQVLETPGHTDGSVTYLIDVDDERFAFSGDLIYDEGKVWELYSLQKGQQTSDYHGFLGARDELTESLEKIRCASPAALIPTHGVVMNDPDKAIDALLHQLAYCYDKYVSISALRHYFPQLFAEFEGHPGHMPIREGTPPPEFLRHFGTTWIVISENGEAFVMDCGSPHVIKQIQQLQAERDISTVTQFWVTHYHDDHVNAIPEFQETFPCETITDSVVARVITDPIGFRLPCISPAVTRVDRITQDGDTWQWNEFTMTAYHFPGQTYYHGGLLVEGRGVRMFFAGDSFTMAGIDDYCSGNRNLLGKDVGYEKCLRLIQQLKPTHIFNCHVNPAFDFTDAEIQCMLDTLAEREKCYTELFPWDHANYGMDEHWIRCYPYEQEVGLGETAQLRVEITNHSFEPRTAIAQPVLPVSWGVEVPEMETTIPPRTDGHIDFSIAIPQDCEAVGRIVVPVDITYDTRPLSQFREAIFVLTGSRHTPLCRNNGS